The following are encoded in a window of Pongo abelii isolate AG06213 chromosome 16, NHGRI_mPonAbe1-v2.0_pri, whole genome shotgun sequence genomic DNA:
- the LOC129050259 gene encoding golgin subfamily A member 6-like protein 22, with amino-acid sequence MCSMFAERIHLSKSQAGRREKKANHQHQEALRRELEAQVHTIRILTCQKTELQTALYYSQQAVKQLEGEARDLIGRLHDSWKFAGELEQALSAVTTQKEKADKYIKELTKERDTLSLELYRNTITDEELKEKNAELQEKLRLVESEKSEIQLNVKELKRKLERAKLLLPQQQLQAEADHLGKELQSVSAKLQAQVEENELWNRLNQQQEEKMWSQEEKIREREEKIREREEKIQEQEEKIREQEEKMRRQEEMMREKEEKIRELEEKIHEQEKIWEEEEKRQEQEKICEQEKRQEQEEKMWRQEEKIHKQEEKIQEQEEKMWRQEEKMYEQEKIWEEEKRQEQEEKMWRQEEKIREQEEMWRQKEKMHQQEEKIREQEEKMWRQEEKIWEQEKKMWRQEEKIREQEEKMGRQEEKIREQEEKMHEQEEKMWRQEEKMHEQEKIREEEKRQEQEEKIWRQEEKIREQEKMWRQKEKMREQEEKIREQEEKMWRQEEKVRKQKDMMREQEEKIREQEEMMQEQEEKMRRQEEKMWEQEVRLRHQEEKMQELEEHLEAAIYRADDKNAQTINM; translated from the exons ATGTGCTCAATGTTTGCTGAACGAATCCACCTTTCTAAATCACAAGCTGGCAGAAGG GAAAAGAAGGCAAACCACCAACATCAGGAAGCTCTAAGGAGGGagctagag GCCCAGGTTCATACCATACGAATCCTTACATGTCAGAAAACCGAGCTTCAGACGGCACTCTATTACAGCCAGCAAGCTGTCAAGCAGTTGGAAG GAGAGGCCAGGGATCTGATCGGCCGCCTGCATGATTCATGGAAGTTTGCAGGAGAGTTAGAGCAGGCTCTCTCTGCCGTCACTACACAGAAGGAGAAGGCGGATAAG TACATCAAGGAGTTAACAAAGGAGAGGGACACCCTGAGTCTGGAACTGTACAGGAACAC CATAACCGATGaggagctgaaggagaaaaatgctgaactacaagaaaaacttcgacttgtagaatctgaaaagtctGAGATCCAGCTCAACGTAAAGGAgctaaaaagaaagctggagaggGCCAAGCTCCTGCTGCCACAG cagcagctgcaggcgGAGGCTGACCACCTGGGTAAGGAGCTGCAGAGTGTGTCAGCAAAGCTCCAAGCCCAGGTGGAAGAGAATGAGTTGTGGAACCGCCTGAACCAGcaacaggaggagaagatgtggagccaggaggagaagatacgggagcgggaggagaagatacgggagcggGAGGAGAAGATAcaagagcaggaggagaagatacgggagcaggaggagaagatgcggaggcaggaggagatgatgcgagagaaggaggagaagatacgggagctgGAGGAGAAGATACACGAGCAGGAAAAGatatgggaggaggaggagaagaggcaggagcaggagaagatATGCGagcaggagaagaggcaggagcaggaggagaagatgtggaggcaggaggagaagatacacaagcaggaggagaagatacaggagcaggaggagaagatgtggaggcaggaggagaagatgtacGAGCAGGAGAAGAtatgggaggaggagaagaggcaggagcaggaggagaagatgtggaggcaggaggagaagatacgggagcaggaggagatgtggaggcagaaggagaagatgcaccagcaggaggagaagatacgggagcaggaggagaagatgtggaggcaggaggagaagatatgggagcaggagaagaagatgtggaggcaggaggagaagatacgggagcaggaggagaagatggggaggcaggaggagaagatacgggagcaggaagagaagatgcacgagcaggaggagaagatgtggaggcaggaggagaagatgcacgagcaggagaagatacgggaggaggagaagaggcaggagcaggaggagaagatatggaggcaggaggagaagatacgggagcaggagaagatgtggaggcagaaggagaagatgcgcgagcaggaggaaaagatacgggagcaggaggagaagatgtggaggcaggaggagaaggtgCGGAAGCAGAAAGATATGATGcgagagcaggaggagaagatacgtgagcaggaggagatgatgcaggaacaggaggagaagatgcggaggcaggaggagaagatgtgggagCAGGAAGTGAGGCTGCGGcaccaggaggagaagatgcaggaactggag GAGCACCTGGAAGCTGCCATCTACCGAGCAGATGACAAGAACGCACaaacaataaacatgtaa